One window from the genome of [Mycobacterium] stephanolepidis encodes:
- a CDS encoding type I polyketide synthase yields the protein MQHSSTSAEQLQRTWLRGGAFDPDGHPALVVFPHAGGGASFYRSWLTNPDFSVHIVQYPGREDRISEQLPSSLGALADGVAEALLTLGDRPLYLFGHSMGALVAFEVARRLEAAGRYPQLRLCVSSYTAPHLVRSGGLRDLDDDAFIAYGRSATDEVSVAKGQDSAFDVAALRDLVISGMRADFRLVEQYRTDPEPPVDAPILALWGKDEAIDPADMDLWAHVTRGGYRSATFPGGHFYLAAERDALLENVRQWCSELDHGSSRTTADGDSATGDDHEVRDDDVAVIGIAARVPGATNLDEFWANLCAGEESLTRFTDEELLSAGVSPEELGDPRLVRVRPILADVADFDPKFFAYAPSEARSIDPQQRLFLECAWEAVESSGYDLQRYDGSVGVFGGSAGSTYYRANLSTDYGNLNGTEYLQTALATENDFLAPRVSYKLNLRGPSISLGTGCSTSLVAIHLAVQSVLSGESDMALAGGASITFPQTAGYVATESGAISTSGRCRAFDASADGTLVGDGVGVVLLKRASSAVADGDSILGIIRGTAVNNDGGNKAGFAAPSVSGQVEVITEALAVAEVPAETVDYVETHGTGTLLGDPIEIAALDNAFRQAGDTRTEACRLGTLKPNIGHTGPASGVLALIKVVLAFQHRMYPPAVNFTAPNPQIEFSKSPFYVGTRLRRWNAPDGKPRRAGVSSYSMGGTNAHAVLQEAPVSQAPAAVQDGPHLLVLSARTAPALEAARKNLARHLELHPEQDLAAVAATLRIGRRAFRHRYTAVCADSTEARQVLESAGLAPSRAGIASDKPRPVVLLFPGQGSQFSGMGAQLYAASPVYRRHIDECATRFEPLIGVDLRTMLCAEGDEAADAALMQTRLTQPALFTVGYALTRLLGEWGVQPVAMLGHSIGELVAACVAGVFTLDEAVQLASLRGELIQQCESGAMAAVGASLDAVTAMLPAGVSVAAVNGPEQVVVAGSAEGIEALVQEAASAGVRCTRLPVNRGFHSALVDPAVDRFSAAVAGLRLQPPQVPFMSNVTGTWITGAQATDPQYWGRQLRETVQFASGLAVLCAEYPDAVLVEAGPGHTLRGIVAANTQEPEVVSMLGDRTGDSATVAMAAAGRLWAAGAELAWQHFGAPQPRVPLPTYPFERERLWMIPPKPVASRPARQAPAAPAKQVPTVTETAPQADVSPTVAVQQIWCEALGVTSVEPDDNFFDLGGDSLIAARIVTAIGEHCGIKVSVAELWDQGATLADLVDLVQRRCGSNTNAGELRQ from the coding sequence ATGCAGCACTCTTCGACATCGGCAGAGCAGCTCCAACGGACATGGTTACGGGGTGGAGCTTTTGACCCAGACGGGCATCCGGCGTTGGTGGTCTTCCCGCATGCCGGTGGTGGAGCCTCGTTCTATCGCTCCTGGTTGACCAACCCGGACTTCTCGGTGCATATCGTGCAATACCCGGGTCGCGAGGACCGGATTTCTGAACAGCTCCCCTCGAGTCTGGGTGCGTTGGCCGACGGCGTGGCCGAGGCGTTGCTGACCCTGGGAGATCGGCCGCTGTATTTGTTCGGCCACAGCATGGGCGCGCTGGTCGCCTTCGAGGTCGCGCGGCGACTGGAGGCGGCCGGTAGGTATCCGCAGCTCCGACTGTGTGTTTCCTCGTACACGGCACCGCATCTCGTCCGCAGTGGTGGGCTGCGGGACCTTGATGATGACGCATTTATCGCCTATGGGCGTTCGGCCACGGACGAGGTGAGCGTCGCCAAGGGGCAGGACAGCGCATTCGACGTAGCGGCGTTGCGCGATCTGGTCATCTCTGGCATGCGAGCCGATTTCCGGCTGGTCGAACAGTATCGGACCGACCCAGAGCCGCCCGTGGACGCACCGATCCTCGCACTCTGGGGCAAGGACGAGGCTATCGACCCCGCTGACATGGATCTTTGGGCGCACGTGACCCGCGGCGGCTACCGGTCGGCAACATTTCCAGGCGGGCACTTCTACCTCGCTGCCGAGCGAGATGCGCTGCTGGAGAACGTGCGTCAGTGGTGCTCGGAACTCGATCACGGCTCAAGCCGGACGACGGCTGACGGTGATTCGGCAACTGGCGATGACCACGAGGTTCGGGACGACGACGTCGCGGTAATCGGCATCGCTGCGCGGGTGCCCGGTGCCACGAATCTGGATGAGTTCTGGGCGAATCTCTGTGCGGGAGAAGAATCGCTCACACGATTCACTGACGAGGAACTGCTGTCGGCGGGGGTCTCGCCGGAGGAACTCGGTGATCCGCGGCTGGTTCGGGTTCGGCCGATTCTGGCCGATGTCGCCGACTTCGATCCCAAGTTTTTCGCGTACGCCCCGAGCGAGGCACGATCGATTGATCCGCAGCAACGGCTCTTCCTCGAATGTGCCTGGGAGGCTGTGGAATCGTCAGGTTATGACCTTCAGCGATACGACGGTTCGGTCGGGGTGTTCGGGGGCAGTGCGGGCTCGACCTACTACCGGGCAAACCTGTCGACCGACTATGGGAACCTCAACGGCACCGAGTATCTCCAGACGGCGCTGGCAACCGAGAACGATTTTCTGGCGCCCCGCGTTTCCTACAAGCTGAATCTGCGCGGCCCCAGCATATCGTTGGGTACCGGCTGCTCCACCTCGCTGGTGGCCATCCACCTTGCGGTGCAAAGCGTTTTGTCGGGTGAATCCGACATGGCGCTGGCCGGTGGCGCCTCCATCACCTTCCCGCAAACCGCCGGATACGTGGCTACCGAGAGCGGCGCCATCTCTACCTCCGGTCGATGCCGTGCGTTTGACGCGTCCGCCGACGGCACATTGGTCGGCGACGGTGTCGGAGTGGTCCTGCTGAAACGTGCGTCGAGCGCTGTCGCAGACGGTGATTCGATTCTCGGGATTATCAGGGGAACCGCCGTTAACAACGATGGTGGAAACAAGGCCGGGTTCGCGGCGCCGAGTGTGAGCGGCCAGGTTGAGGTCATCACCGAGGCGTTGGCCGTCGCCGAGGTTCCGGCCGAGACCGTCGATTACGTGGAGACACACGGCACCGGCACGCTACTGGGTGATCCGATCGAGATCGCCGCGCTGGACAATGCTTTTCGCCAAGCGGGTGACACGCGAACAGAGGCATGTCGACTGGGCACCCTGAAGCCGAATATCGGACACACCGGGCCTGCCTCAGGCGTTCTGGCCCTCATCAAAGTGGTGCTGGCGTTTCAACATCGGATGTATCCGCCTGCTGTCAACTTCACGGCCCCCAACCCGCAGATCGAATTCTCAAAGAGTCCTTTTTATGTGGGTACGCGGCTGCGGCGCTGGAATGCGCCCGACGGTAAGCCGCGTCGGGCGGGAGTCAGCTCGTACAGCATGGGTGGCACCAATGCTCATGCCGTGCTGCAGGAAGCGCCAGTTTCGCAGGCGCCCGCTGCGGTTCAGGACGGTCCGCACCTGCTCGTGCTCTCGGCGCGAACGGCACCGGCGCTCGAGGCTGCGCGGAAGAACCTGGCGCGCCATCTGGAGCTGCATCCCGAACAAGATCTGGCTGCCGTTGCGGCCACGTTGCGCATCGGACGGCGTGCTTTCAGGCATCGGTATACCGCAGTCTGTGCGGATTCGACGGAAGCGCGGCAAGTCCTCGAAAGCGCGGGACTCGCACCATCTCGCGCCGGAATTGCCTCCGACAAGCCCCGCCCCGTCGTGCTCCTCTTCCCAGGTCAAGGCAGCCAGTTCAGTGGCATGGGTGCGCAGCTCTACGCGGCGTCACCGGTCTATCGCCGGCACATCGACGAGTGCGCCACCCGCTTTGAGCCGCTGATCGGTGTGGATCTGCGCACCATGCTGTGCGCCGAGGGTGACGAGGCCGCCGACGCTGCGCTCATGCAGACCCGCCTGACCCAGCCCGCACTGTTCACGGTTGGGTATGCGCTTACCCGACTCCTCGGTGAATGGGGTGTGCAACCCGTCGCCATGCTCGGCCACAGCATCGGTGAACTGGTGGCTGCTTGCGTGGCAGGGGTATTCACGTTGGACGAAGCAGTTCAGCTGGCGTCGCTGCGCGGTGAACTGATTCAGCAGTGTGAGTCCGGTGCCATGGCTGCCGTCGGTGCATCGCTCGATGCCGTCACCGCGATGCTTCCGGCCGGGGTATCGGTTGCGGCGGTCAACGGCCCGGAGCAGGTCGTTGTTGCCGGCAGCGCCGAGGGGATCGAAGCACTCGTGCAGGAGGCAGCGAGTGCCGGCGTGCGCTGCACGCGCCTGCCGGTGAATCGGGGCTTCCATTCCGCCCTCGTCGATCCGGCTGTCGACCGTTTCTCGGCTGCTGTGGCGGGGCTGCGATTGCAACCGCCGCAGGTTCCTTTTATGTCCAATGTCACCGGTACCTGGATTACCGGGGCACAGGCCACCGACCCCCAGTATTGGGGACGGCAGCTGCGTGAGACGGTGCAGTTCGCTTCCGGCCTGGCGGTGCTGTGTGCCGAGTATCCGGATGCGGTTCTTGTCGAGGCCGGTCCCGGTCACACCCTGCGCGGCATCGTCGCGGCGAATACTCAGGAACCCGAGGTTGTTTCGATGCTCGGGGATCGGACCGGTGACAGTGCGACCGTTGCGATGGCGGCAGCAGGACGCCTATGGGCCGCGGGCGCCGAGCTGGCGTGGCAGCACTTCGGTGCGCCACAGCCGCGGGTGCCTCTGCCCACCTATCCGTTCGAGCGGGAGCGGTTGTGGATGATTCCGCCGAAGCCCGTCGCCAGCCGGCCCGCAAGGCAGGCACCGGCGGCGCCTGCCAAACAGGTGCCGACGGTGACCGAGACCGCCCCACAGGCCGACGTCTCGCCGACAGTGGCGGTCCAGCAGATCTGGTGTGAGGCACTGGGTGTGACGAGCGTTGAACCGGACGACAATTTCTTCGACCTGGGAGGCGATTCGCTGATTGCCGCTCGCATCGTGACAGCCATAGGGGAGCACTGCGGAATCAAGGTATCGGTGGCTGAGCTCTGGGACCAGGGCGCGACTCTTGCCGATCTTGTCGATCTGGTGCAGCGACGCTGCGGCAGCAATACCAATGCGGGAGAACTACGTCAGTGA
- a CDS encoding non-ribosomal peptide synthetase, protein MSSSRAGNSTSAERLRLLRALLTERGLTDASSSSRSTNIQARSHTAVVPLSSTQRRMWFAQALFPEDTAYNMLVGLRIDGPLDLDSLRTSVIRLFGRHAILRTRYTHGPDGELIQLIEQTEDIALSVVDIDDKASATLEDAIAALAREIADRPFDLASDPPLRVELLRASAHVHVLILVLHHIAADEITWDLLFADLSAQYAFETGQTGAAPAAPGLEYADYAVWEQQRLQHGHLDNQLQYWVDRLTPLPPTVGFPATTQSPEPNATASGRYRHVLPDSTVAGLRDLARIHKATPYTIVLAGLATVLHRYTEATDLVIGVPTLVRDASEVEGVWGNFTNTLALRLNVDGQTTFLDLLGRARSAFFDAYDNRDIPFETVIERVAPQRTTGRSPLFEVMFAATRPVTSELSLAGTTTTDLGLPNPAPMFDLAIDLVDGTALAATFRTDKYAPEFIQQVLEHLATVLAHGVVNLECSVRDLPLLTEQQRQHILRDWNATGDTRHLVDIPLHTLFERQAQQNPNAIAVVTEDGELSYGELDVLAGQLVSSIRSLGIGSGSLVGINMNRSADLVVALLAVLKAGAAFVPLEPAWPASRIAEVCTNARLAGVLTHGDPATRLPSLEIPVLNLDEKPWDATNHNDPAPGVQMAELAYVVFTSGSTGTPKGVMVTHAGICNRLLWQADVLGFGADDAALHKSSLGFDMGINEIFLPLVCGAAVVLPKVGAESDPAYLLDLIARTGVTFIDLVPSLLDPMLDRPEFTEATRSLASVWTGGEALSPELLERFLSRCEIPMYHGYGPTEATVACTYEVYRAGSSRHGVTIGTPIANNQAFILDRLLRPVPPGVSGELYIGGVQLARGYVEDPARTAERFVADPISGAPGARIYRTGDRARFLPNGTIEFLGRVDNQLKIRGRRIAPEEIENAITAHPAVRRAAVMAQGDRLVAYCACEDPALTWLQLRDWLRTRLPEHLIPPAGTILDALPQLRSGKIDRAAVQRIPVEVSAAIVPYLEPRYAMERVLVDLWLAVLKVPRIGVDDNFFDIGGHSLLLARVQARLSEQLGFSVSLLDLYAHPTVAELATYLNGARDQGTKSEVNGSGGLVAARSRAERGRDARAQRLSQQRQRR, encoded by the coding sequence ATGTCGTCGTCCCGAGCAGGCAATTCGACCTCGGCAGAGCGTTTGCGGTTGTTGCGGGCACTGCTGACTGAACGTGGGCTCACGGATGCGTCCTCGAGTTCCCGGAGCACGAATATTCAGGCGCGATCGCACACGGCAGTGGTTCCGTTGTCTTCGACACAGCGTCGGATGTGGTTCGCACAAGCCCTTTTTCCGGAGGACACGGCATATAACATGCTGGTCGGCCTACGGATTGACGGTCCACTCGATCTTGATTCGTTGCGCACGAGTGTGATCCGATTGTTCGGCCGGCACGCGATTCTGCGGACTCGCTACACCCATGGCCCCGACGGCGAGCTGATACAGCTGATCGAGCAGACCGAGGATATCGCGCTCTCAGTCGTTGACATCGATGACAAGGCGTCGGCGACGCTGGAGGACGCGATCGCGGCTCTCGCGCGGGAGATCGCCGACCGCCCTTTCGATCTCGCCTCAGACCCTCCGCTGCGCGTCGAGCTTTTGCGTGCCTCAGCGCATGTGCATGTTCTGATCCTGGTACTGCATCACATCGCGGCGGACGAGATCACCTGGGATTTGTTGTTCGCTGACTTATCTGCGCAATACGCCTTCGAGACCGGCCAGACTGGCGCTGCGCCAGCGGCTCCGGGCCTCGAATACGCAGACTATGCGGTGTGGGAGCAACAACGACTGCAGCATGGTCATCTCGACAACCAGCTGCAATATTGGGTTGACCGACTCACCCCGCTACCGCCCACCGTTGGCTTTCCGGCGACGACTCAGTCTCCGGAGCCGAACGCTACGGCCAGCGGGCGATACCGGCATGTGCTGCCAGACAGCACCGTTGCGGGCCTGCGAGATCTAGCGCGAATTCACAAGGCCACGCCCTACACGATCGTACTTGCAGGGTTGGCTACGGTCCTGCATCGATACACAGAGGCAACGGATTTGGTGATCGGGGTTCCGACGCTGGTCCGTGATGCGTCCGAAGTCGAAGGCGTGTGGGGCAATTTCACGAACACCCTTGCGCTACGGCTGAACGTCGATGGTCAGACGACCTTCCTGGACTTGCTGGGTCGCGCTCGATCGGCCTTTTTCGACGCCTACGACAACCGTGACATTCCTTTTGAGACGGTCATCGAAAGAGTGGCGCCGCAACGAACAACGGGCCGCTCACCACTGTTCGAGGTTATGTTCGCGGCAACTCGGCCGGTCACGAGTGAGTTGAGTTTGGCCGGAACGACGACGACCGACCTCGGATTGCCCAACCCGGCACCGATGTTTGACCTCGCCATTGATCTGGTCGACGGAACGGCGTTGGCCGCTACTTTCCGAACCGATAAATACGCACCGGAATTCATACAGCAAGTCCTGGAGCACCTCGCCACGGTGTTGGCCCATGGGGTGGTGAATCTGGAGTGCAGTGTGCGTGATCTGCCTTTGCTGACCGAGCAGCAACGACAGCACATCCTCCGCGACTGGAATGCCACCGGGGACACCCGGCACCTCGTCGATATCCCGCTACACACATTGTTTGAGCGACAGGCGCAACAGAACCCGAATGCCATCGCCGTCGTCACCGAGGACGGTGAGCTTAGTTACGGTGAACTGGATGTGCTTGCCGGGCAGTTGGTCTCGTCGATTCGCTCGCTCGGCATCGGTAGTGGAAGCCTTGTCGGAATCAACATGAACAGGTCGGCGGACCTCGTGGTGGCGCTACTGGCCGTGTTGAAGGCCGGTGCCGCGTTCGTCCCGTTGGAGCCTGCTTGGCCGGCGAGCCGGATAGCGGAGGTGTGTACAAACGCTCGCCTCGCGGGGGTACTTACACATGGCGATCCTGCGACGCGACTGCCAAGCCTGGAGATACCAGTGCTGAATCTCGACGAGAAACCATGGGACGCAACTAACCACAACGATCCGGCGCCGGGCGTCCAGATGGCCGAGCTCGCCTATGTCGTCTTCACGTCCGGTTCCACCGGCACTCCGAAGGGGGTAATGGTGACTCATGCCGGAATTTGCAACCGACTGCTGTGGCAAGCCGATGTCCTCGGATTCGGGGCCGACGACGCTGCCCTGCACAAGTCGTCGCTCGGGTTCGACATGGGAATCAACGAGATATTTCTCCCGCTCGTCTGCGGTGCTGCGGTGGTTCTGCCCAAGGTGGGAGCCGAGTCGGATCCGGCATACTTGCTCGACCTGATCGCACGCACCGGTGTCACGTTCATCGACCTGGTGCCGTCGCTACTTGACCCGATGCTGGATCGGCCCGAGTTCACCGAGGCGACTCGCTCGCTGGCTTCGGTGTGGACGGGTGGCGAGGCGCTGAGCCCAGAGCTGCTCGAGCGGTTCCTTTCTCGCTGTGAGATTCCCATGTATCACGGGTACGGGCCCACCGAGGCGACCGTGGCATGCACATACGAGGTCTACCGGGCAGGCTCATCCAGGCACGGTGTGACCATCGGTACGCCGATCGCCAACAACCAGGCCTTCATCCTCGATAGATTGCTCCGACCGGTTCCGCCGGGTGTATCCGGAGAGCTGTACATCGGGGGGGTTCAGCTCGCGCGCGGATATGTGGAAGACCCGGCCCGCACCGCCGAGCGGTTTGTCGCCGATCCGATATCGGGCGCACCCGGCGCTCGTATCTACCGCACCGGGGACAGGGCACGTTTCCTGCCCAACGGCACCATCGAGTTCCTTGGGCGAGTGGACAATCAGTTGAAGATCCGGGGCCGCAGGATCGCGCCGGAAGAGATCGAGAACGCGATCACCGCACACCCAGCCGTCCGTCGCGCGGCAGTCATGGCGCAAGGCGATCGATTGGTTGCGTACTGTGCCTGCGAGGATCCCGCGCTGACCTGGCTGCAGCTGCGCGACTGGTTACGTACGCGGCTGCCGGAGCACCTAATACCCCCGGCCGGAACCATTCTCGACGCGCTGCCGCAACTGCGGTCAGGGAAGATCGATCGCGCTGCGGTGCAAAGAATTCCGGTCGAAGTGAGCGCGGCGATCGTTCCCTACCTCGAGCCGCGGTACGCGATGGAACGAGTACTGGTGGACTTGTGGCTCGCGGTGCTCAAGGTTCCCCGTATCGGTGTTGACGACAACTTCTTCGACATCGGTGGTCATTCGCTGTTACTGGCTCGCGTTCAAGCCAGACTCTCCGAGCAGCTTGGTTTTTCGGTATCGCTGCTCGACCTGTACGCACACCCGACCGTCGCGGAGCTCGCCACGTATCTGAACGGCGCTCGCGATCAGGGCACTAAATCCGAAGTAAACGGCAGCGGCGGTCTCGTCGCTGCGCGCAGTCGAGCTGAGCGTGGGCGAGACGCCCGTGCGCAGCGCCTATCACAGCAACGACAAAGGCGGTAG
- a CDS encoding ABC transporter ATP-binding protein/permease, with amino-acid sequence MGRGFQGAVLRGLGARDHVATVVGTSQVAPNCVRLTMSAPTLFEDLLHTPAEWLRFWFPDPEGGATEHQRAYTIVSTDVEAGEFAIDVVIHEPAGPACRWAGAAQPGMTIPVVAFGSARFEVPEDLPAGFLLIGDSASIPAINSILAALPADVDVEVYLERHSPDDELIPLTEHPRRVLHWVDRADETSLASAIEARDWSNWYAWAGPEAGSLKHLRKRLKEQFGFPKADVHAAAYWTFGRAMGSRRGDTDTQQVPAAPKPVAENPAAPPEPAVPQGRWRSQAAGELLAPVKKQMIAGGVLQAIITMVELAPFVVLVELTRQLLAGADESRLWHTGFIFLTLLVLGAALGAALTVWMHVVEIRFSADVRQRLLSKLSRVPLGWFTQRGSGSVKKLIQDDTLSLHYLITHAIPDAVAAVVGPVAVLIYLFVVDWRLTLLLLVPILIYLVTTATMMFQSGPKIIEASRWSERMSGESAAYLEGQPVIRIFGGSAASSFKRRLDGYLSFLNEWQRPFIGKKTFMDLVTRPTTFLWLIAGAGTLLVVAGAMEPTTLLPFLVLGTTFGTRLLGIAYGLGGIRGGVEAARHIAVALGETELTEQASEGRAGETSVSFDTVTFGYRPGVPVIHGVNLTLRPGTVTALVGPSGSGKSTLASLLARFHDVDSGAIRIDGTDIRALSADELYTKVGFVFQDVQLVAGTVRENIALARPEATDTDIHAAARDAQIHERILRLPNGYDTVLDTNTQLSGGEKQRLTIARALLADTPILILDEATAFADPESEYLVQQALGRLVHNRTVLVIAHRLHTIADADQIVVLDQGHLVETGTHTELVNNNGRYRRLWDARLQEPSSVLAGENI; translated from the coding sequence ATGGGTAGAGGTTTCCAGGGTGCGGTGCTGCGCGGGCTTGGGGCGCGTGATCATGTAGCCACTGTGGTCGGTACCAGTCAGGTCGCACCGAATTGTGTGCGGCTGACGATGTCGGCGCCCACACTTTTCGAGGACCTGCTCCACACGCCGGCCGAATGGCTGCGGTTCTGGTTCCCCGACCCTGAGGGCGGTGCCACCGAACATCAGCGGGCGTACACGATCGTCTCGACAGATGTCGAGGCCGGCGAGTTCGCGATCGATGTGGTGATCCACGAGCCCGCCGGGCCCGCCTGCCGGTGGGCGGGGGCGGCCCAGCCCGGAATGACCATTCCGGTAGTGGCTTTCGGCTCGGCGCGTTTTGAGGTTCCCGAGGATCTTCCCGCCGGATTCCTGCTCATCGGCGACTCCGCATCCATCCCGGCGATCAACTCCATCCTGGCCGCGCTGCCCGCCGATGTGGATGTCGAGGTGTATCTGGAACGCCACAGCCCCGACGATGAGCTCATCCCGCTGACCGAGCATCCCCGACGGGTTCTGCACTGGGTGGACCGCGCCGATGAAACCTCACTGGCCTCCGCAATCGAGGCCCGCGACTGGTCCAACTGGTACGCCTGGGCAGGACCTGAAGCGGGCTCGCTCAAACATCTGCGCAAGCGCCTCAAGGAACAATTCGGATTCCCCAAGGCCGACGTGCACGCCGCGGCCTACTGGACCTTCGGCCGCGCCATGGGCAGCCGCCGCGGAGACACCGATACTCAACAGGTACCCGCCGCCCCCAAGCCCGTCGCCGAGAATCCTGCCGCTCCCCCGGAACCTGCAGTGCCCCAAGGCCGCTGGCGTTCGCAGGCTGCCGGGGAATTGTTGGCGCCGGTCAAGAAGCAGATGATCGCCGGTGGTGTGCTGCAGGCGATCATCACCATGGTCGAGCTGGCGCCGTTCGTGGTGCTCGTGGAGCTCACCCGCCAGCTGTTGGCCGGGGCCGACGAATCCCGCCTATGGCACACCGGATTCATCTTCCTGACGCTGCTCGTGCTCGGCGCCGCTCTCGGTGCGGCCCTTACCGTCTGGATGCACGTCGTCGAAATACGGTTCAGCGCCGATGTTCGGCAAAGGCTCCTCTCGAAGCTGTCCCGGGTTCCGTTGGGGTGGTTCACGCAACGCGGTTCGGGATCGGTCAAGAAGCTGATTCAGGACGACACCTTGTCGCTGCACTATCTGATCACCCACGCGATCCCCGATGCGGTGGCCGCCGTTGTCGGACCCGTGGCGGTGCTGATTTACCTCTTCGTCGTCGACTGGCGCCTGACCCTGTTGCTACTGGTGCCCATTCTGATCTACCTCGTGACGACGGCGACCATGATGTTCCAGAGCGGCCCGAAGATCATCGAAGCCTCGCGCTGGAGCGAGCGGATGAGCGGAGAATCGGCCGCCTATCTTGAAGGCCAGCCGGTGATCCGCATCTTTGGCGGCTCGGCAGCGTCCTCGTTCAAACGCAGGCTGGACGGATACCTGTCCTTCCTCAATGAATGGCAACGGCCGTTCATCGGGAAGAAGACCTTTATGGATCTGGTCACCCGGCCGACAACGTTCCTGTGGTTGATCGCCGGGGCCGGCACGCTGTTGGTCGTCGCCGGAGCCATGGAGCCCACGACCCTGCTGCCATTCCTGGTGCTCGGCACCACCTTCGGCACCCGCCTGCTGGGAATCGCATACGGCCTTGGCGGTATTCGTGGTGGCGTGGAGGCCGCCCGGCATATCGCGGTTGCCCTCGGCGAGACCGAATTGACCGAGCAGGCTTCCGAGGGGCGTGCCGGAGAGACCTCCGTCTCCTTCGACACCGTGACGTTCGGGTATCGGCCGGGGGTGCCGGTTATTCATGGTGTGAATTTGACGCTGCGGCCGGGGACCGTGACGGCGCTGGTGGGCCCGTCGGGTTCGGGTAAGTCGACGTTGGCTTCGCTGCTGGCACGATTCCATGACGTCGATAGCGGCGCTATTCGCATCGACGGCACCGATATTCGGGCCCTGAGCGCCGATGAGCTCTACACCAAAGTCGGATTCGTGTTCCAGGACGTGCAACTGGTCGCCGGAACCGTCCGGGAAAACATCGCACTGGCCCGACCCGAAGCCACCGACACCGACATCCACGCCGCGGCTCGGGATGCGCAGATTCATGAGCGAATCCTGCGGCTGCCCAACGGTTATGACACCGTCCTGGACACCAACACCCAACTCTCCGGCGGCGAAAAACAACGCCTCACCATCGCCCGCGCACTGCTGGCCGACACCCCGATCCTGATCCTGGACGAAGCCACCGCCTTCGCCGACCCCGAATCAGAATATTTGGTGCAACAAGCCCTGGGCCGGCTCGTTCACAACCGCACCGTGCTCGTCATCGCCCACCGACTGCACACCATCGCCGACGCCGACCAGATCGTGGTCCTCGACCAGGGCCACCTGGTAGAAACCGGCACCCACACCGAACTTGTGAACAACAACGGACGCTACCGACGCTTATGGGACGCACGCCTACAAGAACCCTCGAGCGTCCTTGCCGGAGAGAACATCTGA